Proteins co-encoded in one Symmachiella macrocystis genomic window:
- a CDS encoding DUF1501 domain-containing protein, with the protein MAKSQKIAPSIGGGCTPVVSRRHLLQIGGLGMAGLSLPRLLQAEAESVDIPPQADACILIFLNGGPSHLDMWDMKPDQAEGIRGEFSPIATSVPDVQFSNMLPRSAQWMHEATLVRSMHHSVNNAHAAAVYCSLTGHDRGEIGGGAKPDDYPAPGSVMAMLRPSDRSIVPQVTLPYITKEGAKGPPQPGFFGGFIGRGYDPLFVLKDPNQKNFSIPELTLLADVSNTRLDSRRDLFRRLDDTVGKTVNDRGVIGMNDFQQKAFDLLSSKATQAAFQIADEPAAVRDSYGRNIYGQSVLLARRLLEAGTRMVTLSWAPDANATWDTHGNNFGKLKNTLLPQFDAAYASLLDDLKQRGMLDRTIVAVLGDFGRSPKVNANAGRDHWNYCYSVLMAGGGFRRGYVHGASDATGAFPSRAPLIPGDIIATIYRLLGVQHNRMIYDLLGRPHRLVPSGNVTNELIT; encoded by the coding sequence ATGGCGAAGTCGCAAAAAATTGCTCCCTCGATCGGCGGAGGCTGTACGCCGGTTGTCTCGCGGCGGCATTTGTTGCAAATCGGCGGACTGGGAATGGCGGGGCTGTCGCTACCGCGATTATTGCAAGCCGAAGCGGAGAGCGTCGACATTCCCCCCCAAGCCGATGCCTGCATCCTCATTTTCTTAAACGGCGGCCCCAGCCATCTCGACATGTGGGACATGAAGCCGGATCAAGCAGAGGGAATTCGCGGTGAGTTCTCTCCCATCGCCACCAGCGTACCGGACGTACAATTCAGCAATATGCTCCCCCGCTCCGCACAGTGGATGCACGAAGCAACCTTGGTGCGGTCCATGCACCACAGCGTGAACAATGCCCATGCGGCGGCCGTCTATTGCTCGCTCACCGGACATGATCGCGGCGAAATTGGAGGCGGCGCCAAACCGGACGACTACCCCGCCCCCGGCTCAGTGATGGCCATGCTGCGGCCCTCGGATCGTTCCATTGTGCCGCAAGTCACCTTGCCCTACATCACCAAGGAAGGAGCCAAAGGTCCGCCACAGCCCGGATTTTTCGGCGGCTTCATCGGTCGCGGTTATGACCCGCTGTTCGTACTCAAGGACCCCAATCAGAAGAACTTCTCGATTCCCGAATTGACATTATTGGCCGACGTTTCCAACACACGTCTCGATTCCCGCCGCGATCTGTTCCGACGCTTGGACGACACGGTCGGGAAAACCGTCAACGACCGCGGTGTGATCGGCATGAACGACTTCCAACAAAAGGCGTTTGACCTGCTGTCCTCGAAGGCAACACAAGCCGCCTTTCAAATCGCCGACGAACCCGCCGCGGTCCGCGACTCCTACGGACGCAACATCTACGGACAAAGCGTCTTGCTCGCGCGACGTCTGCTCGAAGCTGGAACGCGGATGGTCACCCTCTCCTGGGCGCCCGATGCCAATGCCACCTGGGACACGCACGGCAACAACTTCGGCAAACTAAAAAACACGCTGCTGCCCCAATTCGACGCCGCCTATGCCAGCCTGTTGGACGACCTCAAACAACGCGGCATGTTAGACCGAACCATCGTAGCCGTCTTGGGCGATTTCGGTCGTTCTCCCAAGGTCAACGCAAATGCCGGCCGCGACCATTGGAACTATTGCTATTCCGTACTCATGGCCGGTGGCGGATTCCGCCGCGGTTATGTGCATGGCGCCAGCGACGCGACCGGTGCGTTTCCCTCCCGCGCGCCGCTCATTCCCGGCGACATCATTGCCACGATCTATCGACTGCTGGGCGTGCAACACAATCGCATGATTTACGACCTGCTCGGCCGCCCGCATCGCCTCGTCCCGTCCGGCAACGTGACCAACGAACTGATCACGTAA
- a CDS encoding CBS domain-containing protein translates to MTKPANQNILAQDIMQTDVITVAPTDSLQETMTILTENHVTGLPVIDSKSRCVGVVTAGDILNFEQEHAEFAQEANSDMARHFDPERQRWESVRVSAFALEEFAEVPVSEVMTRELISVGPTATATEVAQLMLDKDIHRVLVLDTNQRLFGIIVAFDFVGLWADFKSRA, encoded by the coding sequence ATGACCAAGCCTGCAAACCAGAACATATTGGCACAAGATATTATGCAAACCGATGTCATCACCGTCGCCCCGACGGATAGCTTGCAAGAAACGATGACCATCTTGACCGAAAATCACGTCACCGGATTGCCGGTCATCGACAGCAAAAGTCGCTGCGTCGGCGTTGTGACCGCTGGAGACATTCTCAATTTCGAACAGGAACATGCGGAATTTGCCCAAGAAGCCAATTCCGACATGGCCCGGCATTTCGACCCGGAACGCCAACGCTGGGAAAGCGTGCGAGTCTCCGCCTTCGCATTGGAAGAATTTGCTGAAGTCCCCGTCAGCGAAGTCATGACCCGGGAACTCATTTCAGTGGGTCCCACAGCAACCGCCACCGAAGTCGCGCAATTGATGCTCGACAAAGACATCCACCGTGTATTAGTCCTCGACACGAATCAACGGCTGTTCGGAATCATCGTGGCCTTCGACTTTGTCGGTCTCTGGGCGGACTTCAAATCGCGCGCGTGA
- a CDS encoding PVC-type heme-binding CxxCH protein → MHHFSRLILAVLLVTANSYFLTAAEPSTGEIYDPPVAKASNAGAAAIEGMEIPAGFRVELFAAEPLLANPVAFCIDEQGRFFVAETFRHHAGVTDTRGHMYWLDDDLACRTVADRVAMYKKHFSPEVFDSYGLEHDRVRMIVDSDGDGRADKATVFADGFNDRAVGIGAGVLARDGKLWYACLPDLWQLEDTDGDGRADVRESLHTGYGIHVGFLGHDLHGLRFGPDGRLYFSIGDRGINIQTEGRHLFYPDTGTVLRCEPDGSNLEVFASGLRNPQELAFDDFGNLFTVDNNSDSGDKARLVYIVEGGDSGWRIGFQFITSPTSRGPWNAEKLWHPKFDGQAAYHLPPLVNLADGPSGLTYYPGTGLPQRYNGHFFLSDFRGSTAISGVRSFAVEPDGASYKIADEHKFLWQLLTSDVEFGDDGNLYLLNWVNGWEKTGKGRIYKVFDPKTRAEPIVAEVLALTRAGMSSRSNEELQTLLGHPNQRIRQAAQFELAARPAAEAVSVFTTVAQNPAKRLARLHAIWGLGQILRVKHLKPAFATLVALLSDDDAEVRAQAAKTIGDTKDNTSARSALITLLSDPAPRPRFFAALALGKMSGENKTIQPLLEMLRANNNQDRYLRHAGVVGLAALEEADLLKHADDNSAAARMGILLALRRLESPAIATFLNDADPLLVVEAARAINDVPINPAFPELAAVAGSQRPEFLTDEALQKRIINANFRLGELSNAKALSGIALNESLPDVIRTEALLALADWQSPNGKDRVTGLWRPLPARAIQDLAATIDTDLSALLQSNASPNVKVAAVNVLSKFGGPTWGPQLLALVSDSAQLAKLRAECLRALAAIDAQELPGAVALAIEDKDANVRNTGRELLAKTAPDRAVPLLAETVTNGSLREQQTALETLGHIKSAAADDLLLNLLAEVAADSIAENIRLDVRQAAGQRQRADVVAAVQQHNAALGNEDPVALHRDALTGGDAGRGKKIFFERTAVSCMRCHKIGGKGGDVGPDLSAIGQQQKRQYILEALVNPNTAIAKGYETSILVLESGKTLAGIVKEEDATRLKLMTSDGKTITVPIAQIEERVKGKSAMPEDLTKQLTPFDLRDLVEFLATQKDK, encoded by the coding sequence ATGCATCACTTTTCCCGTCTGATACTCGCTGTTCTGCTTGTTACGGCAAACTCTTACTTCCTCACCGCAGCCGAGCCAAGCACCGGTGAGATTTATGATCCGCCCGTAGCCAAAGCGTCCAACGCAGGGGCCGCGGCGATTGAGGGCATGGAGATCCCCGCAGGATTCCGCGTCGAACTATTCGCCGCTGAACCACTGTTGGCCAATCCGGTCGCGTTTTGCATCGACGAACAGGGACGATTTTTCGTCGCCGAAACCTTCCGGCATCACGCCGGCGTGACCGACACGCGTGGACACATGTATTGGCTCGACGACGACCTCGCCTGCCGCACCGTCGCGGATCGCGTGGCGATGTATAAAAAACATTTCTCCCCCGAGGTCTTCGACAGCTACGGCCTAGAACATGACCGCGTGCGGATGATCGTCGATAGCGATGGCGACGGACGTGCCGACAAAGCCACGGTCTTTGCCGACGGATTCAACGACCGCGCCGTAGGCATCGGCGCCGGTGTCCTCGCCCGCGACGGCAAACTTTGGTACGCCTGTCTGCCCGACCTGTGGCAATTGGAGGACACCGACGGCGATGGCCGCGCGGATGTCCGGGAATCACTGCACACCGGATACGGCATTCACGTTGGATTTTTAGGGCACGACCTGCACGGATTACGCTTCGGTCCCGATGGTCGATTGTACTTCAGTATCGGCGACCGCGGCATCAACATTCAGACCGAGGGGCGGCATCTGTTTTATCCCGACACCGGCACAGTCCTCCGTTGTGAGCCGGACGGTTCAAACTTAGAGGTCTTCGCCAGCGGCCTGCGCAATCCGCAAGAATTGGCATTCGATGATTTTGGAAACCTGTTCACGGTCGATAACAATTCCGACTCCGGCGATAAAGCGCGGCTGGTCTATATCGTCGAAGGGGGCGACAGCGGTTGGCGGATTGGATTTCAATTCATCACCTCCCCCACGTCGCGCGGACCCTGGAACGCGGAAAAACTGTGGCACCCAAAATTCGACGGACAAGCCGCCTACCATCTGCCACCACTGGTGAATCTGGCCGATGGACCATCCGGACTGACCTATTATCCCGGCACAGGTCTGCCGCAGCGATATAACGGCCACTTCTTCCTCTCCGACTTTCGTGGTTCAACAGCCATCAGCGGAGTGCGTTCATTCGCAGTCGAACCGGACGGAGCGTCCTACAAAATCGCCGACGAACACAAGTTCCTCTGGCAACTATTAACGTCCGATGTCGAATTCGGCGACGACGGAAATCTGTATCTGCTCAACTGGGTCAATGGCTGGGAAAAAACCGGCAAAGGCCGCATCTATAAAGTCTTCGACCCCAAAACCCGCGCCGAGCCGATCGTGGCGGAGGTCCTCGCCCTCACCCGCGCCGGCATGTCGTCGCGATCCAATGAAGAGTTACAAACGCTGCTCGGCCATCCCAATCAGCGAATTCGCCAAGCCGCACAATTCGAGTTGGCAGCGCGTCCCGCCGCAGAAGCAGTTTCCGTTTTCACCACTGTCGCACAAAACCCCGCCAAACGCCTCGCGCGGCTGCACGCGATTTGGGGACTCGGCCAGATCCTCCGCGTCAAACACCTCAAGCCGGCGTTCGCGACCTTGGTCGCGCTGCTGAGCGACGACGATGCGGAAGTCCGCGCCCAGGCGGCAAAGACGATTGGTGACACCAAAGACAACACCTCCGCCCGCAGCGCATTGATCACCTTACTGAGCGATCCCGCCCCGCGCCCTCGTTTCTTCGCAGCGCTGGCACTGGGAAAAATGTCTGGTGAAAACAAGACGATCCAACCGCTGCTAGAAATGTTGCGCGCCAACAACAACCAAGATCGCTATCTGCGGCACGCCGGTGTGGTCGGCTTGGCAGCCCTTGAGGAAGCGGATTTATTGAAACATGCCGATGACAATTCCGCAGCGGCACGGATGGGAATTCTCTTAGCGCTGCGGCGGTTGGAAAGCCCGGCGATTGCCACTTTTCTAAATGATGCCGACCCTCTACTGGTCGTCGAAGCAGCTCGCGCCATCAACGACGTGCCCATCAATCCCGCCTTCCCGGAATTGGCCGCTGTAGCGGGATCGCAGCGCCCCGAATTCCTGACCGACGAGGCACTGCAAAAGCGGATTATCAATGCGAATTTCCGATTAGGCGAGCTGTCGAACGCCAAAGCGCTTTCCGGCATCGCTTTGAACGAATCGCTGCCCGATGTGATCCGCACCGAAGCCCTCTTGGCACTGGCCGATTGGCAATCTCCCAACGGCAAAGATCGCGTCACTGGCTTATGGCGGCCATTGCCTGCACGGGCTATCCAAGACCTAGCAGCCACGATCGACACGGACCTCAGCGCGCTACTGCAAAGCAATGCCTCCCCAAACGTCAAAGTCGCAGCGGTGAACGTGCTGAGCAAATTTGGCGGCCCGACATGGGGGCCGCAACTCCTGGCACTCGTCAGCGATTCCGCACAGCTGGCAAAGTTGCGTGCCGAATGTCTACGGGCGTTGGCAGCCATCGATGCCCAGGAACTCCCCGGCGCCGTCGCCTTGGCCATTGAGGACAAAGACGCAAACGTGCGTAACACCGGCCGCGAACTATTGGCCAAAACCGCCCCCGACCGAGCCGTCCCGCTACTCGCCGAGACCGTCACAAACGGCTCACTACGGGAACAACAGACCGCCTTGGAAACGCTCGGCCACATCAAATCCGCCGCCGCCGATGATCTGTTGCTGAACTTACTCGCCGAGGTAGCGGCCGACAGTATCGCCGAGAACATCCGCTTAGACGTCCGACAAGCAGCCGGCCAACGTCAGCGCGCGGACGTAGTGGCCGCAGTGCAACAACACAACGCAGCACTCGGCAACGAGGATCCGGTTGCGTTGCATCGCGACGCACTCACCGGTGGTGATGCGGGGCGAGGTAAAAAAATCTTCTTCGAACGCACAGCGGTCTCCTGCATGCGTTGCCACAAAATCGGTGGAAAAGGGGGCGACGTCGGTCCCGATTTGTCAGCGATCGGTCAGCAGCAAAAGCGGCAATACATTCTCGAAGCCCTTGTGAATCCCAATACGGCGATTGCCAAAGGCTATGAAACTTCGATTCTGGTCCTAGAGTCGGGCAAGACGCTCGCAGGGATCGTGAAGGAAGAAGACGCCACCCGGCTAAAACTGATGACCTCCGATGGCAAAACCATCACGGTGCCAATTGCTCAAATCGAAGAGCGCGTGAAAGGCAAGTCAGCCATGCCCGAGGATCTGACCAAGCAGCTCACGCCATTCGATCTCCGCGACCTCGTGGAATTTCTCGCGACACAAAAGGACAAATAG
- a CDS encoding transposase has product MTEFQTELDNAWQMSDELWQQIHPLLLEDSPPKRTGRKRADWRRMINGIVYRVQTGCKWNKLPKQFGDDSTVHRWYQRWCKSGMIHKVWSKITTHCAELSDLTPEWAAIVSAPPAIAGVVGQTTTPAAIPTATPAAAEVTPEVAASAPYAPTVAIAPETVSDSEPSTPIPTQIPAAASTPQPRPQIAEETRHDYQPPGHTPAASTPAQPQHQPYSPEESDRRAA; this is encoded by the coding sequence ATGACGGAATTCCAGACGGAACTGGACAACGCCTGGCAAATGTCAGACGAACTGTGGCAACAGATTCACCCGCTGTTGCTGGAAGACTCGCCCCCCAAACGCACCGGACGCAAACGCGCCGATTGGCGGCGGATGATCAATGGCATCGTCTACCGCGTACAAACCGGATGCAAATGGAACAAACTGCCCAAACAGTTTGGTGACGACAGTACCGTGCACCGCTGGTACCAGCGGTGGTGCAAAAGCGGTATGATTCATAAGGTTTGGTCGAAAATCACGACGCATTGCGCCGAGCTAAGCGACCTGACTCCCGAATGGGCTGCGATTGTTTCCGCTCCGCCAGCAATTGCCGGCGTGGTGGGTCAAACAACAACGCCCGCAGCGATTCCCACAGCGACACCGGCAGCCGCCGAAGTCACACCCGAAGTCGCCGCCAGTGCCCCTTACGCACCGACTGTCGCCATCGCCCCGGAAACAGTTTCCGACAGCGAACCCTCGACACCGATTCCGACGCAAATTCCTGCAGCGGCATCGACCCCACAACCGCGTCCGCAGATCGCGGAAGAAACGCGACACGACTATCAACCCCCGGGCCATACGCCCGCCGCGAGTACTCCGGCTCAACCACAACACCAGCCCTACTCGCCAGAAGAATCCGATCGCCGCGCCGCCTAA
- a CDS encoding PGPGW domain-containing protein produces MWEQIAAHEQLWWWLGALSVVSFVGALLIIPVLVTRMRADYFVSDQPAAGSWRAQHPAVRWMLLILKNLLGVVLLAAGIAMIFLPGQGLLTMFIGLSLLNFPGKRRLEIALLRNPIVWRPICWIRRKADRPMLQLPDGVRH; encoded by the coding sequence ATGTGGGAACAGATTGCGGCCCACGAACAATTGTGGTGGTGGTTGGGCGCGCTTTCCGTTGTGTCGTTTGTGGGGGCGTTGCTCATCATTCCGGTGTTAGTGACGCGGATGCGGGCGGATTATTTTGTTTCCGATCAACCGGCCGCTGGAAGTTGGCGGGCTCAGCACCCCGCGGTCCGTTGGATGCTGCTGATCCTGAAGAATTTGCTGGGAGTTGTACTGTTGGCGGCGGGGATCGCGATGATCTTTTTGCCGGGGCAGGGGCTGTTGACGATGTTCATCGGTTTGAGCCTGTTGAATTTTCCGGGCAAACGGCGGTTGGAGATCGCCTTACTGCGGAATCCGATTGTCTGGCGACCGATCTGCTGGATCCGTCGCAAAGCGGATCGTCCGATGTTGCAACTGCCTGACGGTGTGCGTCATTGA